In the genome of Candidatus Microbacterium phytovorans, one region contains:
- a CDS encoding formimidoylglutamate deiminase, with translation MTVWCRRLVVSGQVHERVRLEAGADGRVTAVTPDTDAAAGDLVLDTAAPGFANAHSHAFHRALRGRTHDDGGDFWSWREQMYRTAAALTPARYALLARAVFAEMVTAGFTAVGEFHYVHHRPGGQPYGSDAGSDPTHAMERAVAEAAEAIGIRLTLLDTAYLAGGVGRPLAPEQARFGDADAEAYLRRWHALAGVAPGSGFGLVSIGAALHSVRGVPPEDIRTIVAGLPDGIPLHVHLSEQPQENADALAAYGRTPTGILADAGALTSRLSVVHATHPTADDIALLGAAEVSVVMCPTTEADLGDGIGPARELRDAGATLALGSDQNAVVDPLLEVRGLEMHDRLRSLRRGRFALPELADAASAGGYRSLGHRPAGTVGGPLDLVEIDTGSVRTVGAEPAQLLLCATASDVRRVVVGGRVVAEAGLLADGTSPAELLATALAEVAS, from the coding sequence ATGACCGTGTGGTGTCGCCGGCTGGTGGTGAGCGGGCAGGTGCACGAGCGAGTGCGACTCGAGGCGGGCGCCGACGGTCGCGTGACCGCGGTGACCCCCGACACGGATGCCGCGGCCGGCGACCTCGTGCTCGACACGGCGGCGCCCGGATTCGCCAATGCCCACTCGCACGCCTTCCACCGCGCGCTGCGCGGGCGCACGCACGACGACGGCGGCGACTTCTGGTCGTGGCGGGAGCAGATGTACCGCACCGCCGCGGCGCTGACGCCGGCGCGCTACGCCCTCCTCGCGCGTGCGGTCTTCGCCGAGATGGTCACCGCCGGCTTCACCGCGGTCGGCGAGTTCCACTACGTCCACCACCGACCCGGCGGGCAGCCCTACGGGAGCGACGCCGGCTCCGACCCGACGCACGCCATGGAGCGCGCGGTCGCCGAGGCCGCCGAGGCGATCGGCATCCGGCTCACGCTGCTCGACACCGCCTACCTCGCGGGCGGGGTCGGCCGGCCCCTCGCCCCCGAACAGGCGCGCTTCGGCGACGCGGATGCCGAGGCCTACCTGCGACGGTGGCACGCGCTCGCCGGCGTCGCCCCGGGTTCCGGCTTCGGCCTCGTGTCGATCGGTGCGGCTCTGCACTCCGTGCGCGGCGTCCCGCCCGAGGACATTCGCACGATCGTCGCGGGGCTGCCGGACGGCATCCCTCTCCACGTGCACCTGTCGGAGCAGCCCCAGGAGAACGCCGACGCGCTCGCCGCCTACGGCCGCACGCCGACCGGCATCCTCGCCGACGCGGGCGCGCTCACCTCGCGGTTGAGCGTGGTCCACGCGACCCACCCGACCGCCGACGACATCGCCCTCCTCGGCGCGGCGGAGGTGTCGGTGGTCATGTGCCCGACGACGGAAGCCGACCTCGGCGACGGCATCGGTCCCGCCCGTGAGTTGCGGGATGCCGGAGCGACCCTCGCCCTCGGTTCCGATCAGAACGCCGTCGTCGATCCGCTGCTGGAGGTGCGCGGCCTGGAGATGCACGACCGGCTGCGGAGCCTCCGGCGTGGCCGGTTCGCTCTCCCGGAGCTCGCCGACGCCGCGAGCGCCGGCGGATACCGCTCGCTCGGCCACCGCCCGGCCGGGACGGTCGGCGGTCCGCTCGACCTCGTCGAGATCGACACCGGTTCGGTGCGCACCGTCGGCGCCGAGCCGGCTCAGCTGCTCCTGTGCGCCACGGCATCCGACGTCCGCCGCGTCGTCGTCGGCGGTCGGGTCGTCGCTGAGGCGGGCCTGCTCGCCGACGGGACCTCCCCCGCCGAACTCCTCGCCACAGCACTCGCGGAGGTCGCATCATGA
- the hutI gene encoding imidazolonepropionase — protein MSLLLTGIGELTTNDPELGRRHDAAVVIDDGRIVWVGDAAAAPAADERTDLQGAAVLPGWVDTHSHIVFAGDRSAEFEARMAGERYRAGGIAHTVAATRAASVDDLRTTAGALRAEALRGGTTFLETKTGYGLDVDSEVRSARVAREVADTVTFLGAHVVPAGVDADDYVALVTGDMLRAVRPYVDAIDVFCEEGAFTVEQSRAVLHAGREAGLALRVHGNQLGRSGGVALAVEVGARSVDHCNHLDAADIEALAASETVATFLPACDLSTREPFGPARELLDAGGAVALATNCNPGTSFTTSMQFCVATAVLQMRLTIEEAVRAATIVPARSVGRDDIGVIRVGARADLQSLAAPGISHLAYRPGVPLTDGVWRAGIRVV, from the coding sequence ATGAGCCTGCTCCTCACCGGCATCGGTGAACTCACCACGAACGACCCCGAGCTCGGGCGCCGGCACGATGCGGCCGTCGTGATCGACGACGGCCGCATCGTGTGGGTCGGTGACGCGGCGGCAGCGCCGGCCGCCGACGAGCGCACCGACCTCCAGGGTGCGGCGGTGCTGCCGGGGTGGGTCGACACCCACAGCCACATCGTCTTCGCCGGCGACCGCTCCGCCGAGTTCGAGGCGCGCATGGCGGGGGAGCGGTACCGCGCCGGCGGCATCGCGCACACCGTCGCCGCAACGCGGGCGGCATCCGTCGACGACCTGCGTACGACGGCGGGCGCCCTTCGGGCAGAGGCGCTGCGCGGGGGCACGACCTTCCTCGAGACGAAGACCGGGTACGGCCTCGACGTCGACAGCGAGGTGCGGTCGGCGCGGGTGGCCCGGGAGGTCGCCGACACGGTGACGTTCCTCGGGGCCCACGTCGTACCGGCGGGTGTCGACGCCGACGACTACGTCGCCCTCGTCACGGGCGACATGCTGCGGGCCGTCCGCCCCTATGTCGACGCGATCGACGTCTTCTGCGAGGAGGGGGCGTTCACGGTCGAGCAGTCGCGGGCCGTGCTGCACGCGGGCCGCGAGGCAGGCCTCGCCCTACGCGTGCACGGCAACCAGCTGGGGCGGTCGGGCGGCGTCGCCCTCGCGGTCGAGGTCGGTGCGCGCAGCGTCGACCACTGCAATCACCTCGACGCCGCCGACATCGAGGCGCTCGCCGCGTCGGAGACCGTCGCCACCTTCCTCCCCGCGTGCGACCTGTCCACGCGCGAACCCTTCGGGCCCGCCCGGGAACTCCTGGATGCCGGAGGAGCGGTGGCGCTTGCGACCAACTGCAACCCGGGCACCTCGTTCACGACATCGATGCAGTTCTGCGTCGCGACCGCCGTGCTCCAGATGCGGCTGACGATTGAGGAGGCGGTGCGTGCGGCGACGATCGTGCCGGCGCGATCGGTCGGTCGCGACGACATCGGCGTGATCCGCGTGGGGGCACGCGCCGATCTGCAGTCGCTCGCCGCTCCGGGGATCTCCCACCTGGCCTACCGTCCCGGAGTACCGCTCACCGACGGTGTGTGGCGAGCCGGCATCCGTGTCGTCTGA
- a CDS encoding helix-turn-helix domain containing protein: protein MTEHDPRTQVATARSAALLDGAVEHLTRVGIEDFTLARLAAALGTSSRMLIYHFGSRDELLARVQRELRHRVTIDLRARRLDTLSAAVRATWDYYVARLPHMQLFHHLAARAFENPTDFTAFTDTAVSEWEAFFTEVAEREGYAEGEAHAAGRLALAGFRGLIQDLLLTGDRNQLERSIDLFAEMLDARAAATG, encoded by the coding sequence GTGACCGAACACGATCCCCGCACTCAGGTCGCCACCGCACGGTCGGCGGCGTTGCTCGACGGCGCCGTCGAGCACCTGACCCGCGTCGGCATCGAGGACTTCACCCTCGCCCGCCTGGCCGCCGCCCTCGGCACCTCGAGCCGCATGCTCATCTATCACTTCGGATCGCGCGACGAACTGCTCGCGCGCGTGCAGCGCGAACTGCGCCACCGGGTGACGATCGACCTGCGCGCTCGCCGTCTCGACACGCTCTCCGCCGCCGTGCGCGCCACGTGGGACTACTACGTCGCGCGGCTGCCGCACATGCAGCTGTTCCACCACCTCGCCGCGCGCGCGTTCGAGAATCCCACGGACTTCACCGCCTTCACCGACACCGCCGTCTCGGAATGGGAAGCGTTCTTCACCGAGGTGGCCGAGCGTGAGGGATACGCGGAAGGAGAGGCCCACGCGGCCGGGCGTCTCGCGCTCGCCGGGTTCCGCGGCCTCATCCAGGACCTGCTCCTCACCGGCGACCGCAACCAGCTCGAGCGCTCGATCGACCTGTTCGCCGAGATGCTCGACGCACGCGCCGCCGCGACAGGGTAG